One segment of Polaribacter huanghezhanensis DNA contains the following:
- a CDS encoding S41 family peptidase, whose amino-acid sequence MKNFLSFIALLITYVGFSQGTRLLRQPTLSKTDVVFVYANDLWKASLNGGDAIRLTSDDGYESEPHFSKDGKMIAFTAQYDGNTDVFVVPSDGGEPKRLTYHPTGDFVQGWTPDGKILFRSGRESKPTQTSKFYTISTEGGMPEKFDIPRAAYGEISEDGKYVAYTPITSWDAEWRNYRGGQAMPIWIVDLKTKKLIRTPQKDGERHVNPVWHNEVVYYISERDYTSNIWSYDIKTSQEKQITFHKKFDVKNLDANSNGIVYEQAGYLHLLNPTTGKSTQLNISVKGDLNYARPRWVNATGRNLTNANVSPNGKRAIFELRGEIFTVPKENGTWRNISNSSGIADRSPIWSPKGDQVAWFSDKSGEYQLVIADQNGANQTSIKIPNPTFYFRPDWSPDGKHIAYTDTDFNIWILNLETKKTIKAATDRYAHPDRSMNPKWSPDSDWIAYAKQNDSHFKSIYAYQISTKKTIQITDPIADAISPVWDASGKYIYTLASTDYGLQSGWLDMSSFDSSVTRSLYAVVLNSADKSPNLPQTDEEEKKKKDASKDKKDIVVTIDENGLFERAVVLKLPARNYAALMKGPKNTVFVAENVPNAPGLTVYSYDVAKEKATEFAKGVSSMVASEDRNSILLSKSGSWSLVSSKSPTKPGKDGLKTNIKIKVDPKAEAHQIFKEGWRYMRDFLYVDNTHGAPWDDVYKWYSPWIDHVRHRTDLNYVVDIMSGEIAIGHSYVSGGDLPNIKRVPVGLLGADFEKSKGKYRFAKIYKGERWNPNIYSPLGLPGTNVNVGDYLLEINGITLTSNMNPYQLLEQTAGREIYIKVNSKPSSVGAKTVLIKPVSSERGLRTIDWIEGNRRKVDQLSKGKLAYVYVPNTGGGGFTSFNRYYFSQQDKKGVIIDERNNGGGSAADYMIDIMSREVVGYFNSKANDHRPWTTPMAGIWGPKVMIINERAGSGGDLLPYMFKVKKLGPIVGTRTWGGLVGTWDTPSFIDGGRMVAPRGGFFDVDGKWAVEGDGVAPDIEVIQDPKSVLQGNDPQLQAAVKEALRLLKGNEFQLKPEPKAPIRSKRPKGYKKDN is encoded by the coding sequence ATGAAAAATTTTCTTTCTTTTATTGCCTTGTTGATTACCTATGTAGGTTTTTCACAAGGAACACGTTTATTAAGACAACCTACACTTTCTAAAACAGATGTTGTATTTGTTTACGCCAACGACCTATGGAAAGCTTCTCTTAATGGCGGTGATGCCATAAGATTGACCAGTGATGATGGTTACGAATCCGAACCTCATTTTTCCAAAGACGGAAAAATGATTGCTTTTACAGCGCAATACGATGGAAACACAGATGTTTTTGTAGTTCCTTCTGATGGTGGAGAGCCAAAACGATTGACCTATCATCCAACAGGTGATTTTGTACAAGGATGGACTCCAGATGGAAAAATTTTATTTCGTTCTGGAAGAGAATCGAAACCAACACAAACTAGTAAATTTTATACCATCTCTACGGAAGGTGGAATGCCAGAAAAATTCGATATTCCAAGAGCAGCTTATGGAGAAATTTCTGAAGATGGAAAATATGTAGCCTATACTCCTATTACTAGTTGGGATGCAGAATGGAGAAATTATCGTGGTGGACAAGCAATGCCAATTTGGATCGTAGATTTAAAAACGAAAAAATTAATCAGGACTCCACAAAAAGATGGTGAGAGACATGTGAATCCTGTTTGGCATAATGAAGTTGTTTACTACATTTCTGAAAGAGATTACACCAGTAACATTTGGTCTTACGACATTAAAACGAGTCAAGAAAAACAGATTACATTTCATAAAAAGTTTGACGTAAAGAACTTGGATGCAAATTCAAACGGAATCGTATACGAACAAGCTGGATATCTTCATCTATTAAATCCAACGACAGGAAAATCAACTCAACTTAACATTAGTGTAAAAGGTGATTTAAATTATGCGCGTCCACGTTGGGTGAATGCCACAGGAAGGAACCTTACAAATGCAAATGTTTCTCCAAATGGAAAGAGAGCCATTTTTGAACTCAGAGGTGAAATATTTACCGTTCCAAAAGAAAATGGAACATGGAGAAACATCTCCAATTCTTCAGGAATTGCAGATCGTTCACCAATTTGGTCACCAAAAGGAGATCAAGTAGCATGGTTTTCTGATAAAAGTGGAGAATATCAATTGGTAATAGCTGATCAAAACGGAGCAAATCAAACATCAATTAAGATTCCAAACCCTACGTTTTATTTCAGACCGGATTGGTCACCAGATGGAAAACACATCGCATATACAGATACAGATTTTAATATTTGGATATTAAATTTAGAAACAAAAAAAACAATTAAGGCTGCAACAGATAGGTATGCTCATCCAGATAGATCCATGAATCCAAAATGGTCTCCAGATAGCGATTGGATTGCTTATGCAAAGCAAAACGACAGTCATTTTAAGTCTATTTATGCGTATCAAATAAGCACTAAAAAAACAATTCAAATTACAGATCCAATTGCAGATGCTATTAGTCCAGTTTGGGACGCATCGGGTAAATATATTTATACTTTAGCAAGTACAGATTACGGATTACAATCGGGTTGGTTAGATATGAGTTCTTTTGACTCGAGTGTCACTAGAAGTTTATATGCCGTCGTATTAAATTCTGCAGACAAATCGCCTAACTTGCCACAAACCGATGAAGAAGAAAAGAAAAAGAAAGACGCTTCAAAAGACAAAAAAGATATTGTCGTTACAATAGATGAGAATGGATTGTTTGAGAGAGCTGTGGTTTTAAAATTACCTGCTAGGAATTATGCCGCATTAATGAAGGGACCTAAGAATACAGTTTTTGTGGCTGAAAATGTTCCAAATGCTCCTGGGTTAACTGTCTATAGTTATGATGTTGCTAAAGAAAAAGCAACCGAATTTGCTAAAGGGGTTTCGTCAATGGTGGCTTCCGAAGATAGAAACTCAATCTTACTTTCTAAAAGTGGAAGTTGGAGTTTGGTGAGTAGTAAATCACCCACGAAACCAGGTAAAGACGGATTGAAAACTAATATAAAAATAAAAGTAGATCCAAAAGCTGAGGCTCATCAAATCTTTAAAGAAGGGTGGAGATATATGCGTGATTTCTTATATGTAGACAATACTCATGGTGCACCTTGGGATGATGTTTACAAATGGTATTCACCCTGGATAGATCATGTAAGACACAGAACCGATTTGAACTATGTTGTAGATATTATGAGTGGTGAAATTGCCATCGGACATTCCTATGTTTCTGGGGGAGATTTACCAAATATAAAAAGAGTTCCTGTTGGACTTTTGGGTGCAGATTTTGAAAAGAGTAAAGGAAAATATCGTTTTGCAAAAATTTATAAAGGAGAGCGCTGGAACCCTAATATTTATAGCCCCTTAGGCTTACCAGGAACGAATGTAAATGTTGGAGATTATTTATTAGAAATCAATGGAATTACATTAACATCTAATATGAATCCTTATCAATTGTTAGAACAAACTGCAGGAAGAGAAATTTATATTAAAGTGAACTCGAAACCATCATCTGTTGGCGCAAAAACTGTTTTAATAAAACCGGTTTCCAGTGAAAGAGGTTTAAGAACTATAGATTGGATAGAAGGAAATAGAAGAAAAGTTGACCAACTTTCTAAGGGTAAACTAGCCTATGTATATGTTCCAAATACTGGTGGTGGTGGATTTACATCGTTTAATCGTTATTATTTTTCTCAACAGGATAAAAAAGGGGTTATAATTGACGAACGTAATAATGGTGGCGGATCTGCTGCAGATTATATGATCGATATTATGTCTAGAGAAGTTGTTGGATATTTCAATAGTAAAGCAAATGACCATAGGCCATGGACTACTCCAATGGCAGGTATTTGGGGACCAAAAGTGATGATCATTAACGAACGTGCAGGTTCTGGAGGAGATTTACTACCATACATGTTTAAAGTAAAAAAATTAGGCCCTATAGTTGGCACAAGAACTTGGGGTGGATTAGTTGGAACTTGGGATACACCTAGTTTTATTGATGGAGGAAGAATGGTTGCTCCGCGTGGTGGATTCTTTGATGTTGATGGAAAATGGGCTGTTGAAGGTGATGGAGTTGCCCCAGATATTGAAGTAATTCAAGACCCTAAAAGCGTTTTACAAGGAAATGACCCTCAATTACAAGCCGCGGTAAAAGAAGCATTGCGTTTGTTAAAAGGAAACGAATTCCAATTAAAACCTGAGCCTAAAGCTCCTATTCGCTCTAAAAGACCAAAAGGGTATAAAAAAGATAACTAA
- a CDS encoding VOC family protein, whose protein sequence is MIQPFHLAIPVTNLELCRTFYRDVLQCTEGRSSKSWVDFNFFGHQLVIHQKDGIYNEESITNPVDGHDVPVPHFGVVLTWDDWQNLSKRLKAEKIQFVIEPTIRFQGKVGEQATMFFTDPENNALEFKAFKDMSQLFAK, encoded by the coding sequence ATGATCCAACCATTTCACTTAGCAATTCCTGTTACAAATTTAGAATTGTGTAGAACATTTTACAGAGACGTTTTACAATGTACAGAAGGAAGAAGTTCTAAATCTTGGGTAGATTTTAATTTCTTCGGACATCAATTGGTCATTCATCAAAAAGACGGAATTTACAATGAAGAATCTATTACAAATCCTGTTGACGGACACGACGTTCCTGTTCCGCATTTTGGGGTGGTTTTAACGTGGGATGATTGGCAAAATTTATCAAAAAGATTAAAAGCAGAAAAAATACAATTTGTAATTGAACCAACGATCAGATTCCAAGGAAAAGTAGGCGAACAAGCAACGATGTTTTTTACAGATCCAGAAAATAATGCCTTAGAGTTTAAAGCTTTTAAAGACATGAGTCAGTTATTTGCAAAATAG
- the ggt gene encoding gamma-glutamyltransferase, whose product MKKLLSLVFIAILLANCTTKENKVVGLIADQAMVVSARVEASQIGSDILKKGGNAYDAMIATQLALAVVYPVAGNIGGGGFMVFRHHDGKSGALDFREKAPLTASRDMYLDKEGNVIPGKSSFGVHSSGVPGSVAGIVEVYKKYGSLPFKELVQPAIDLARNGFKVTKNQANALNGTRKRFEKANNYKILFDKEWKEGDLLQQEELAQTLERIRDNGRDGFYKGKTADLIVDYQKELGGIITHKDLESYKAIWRKPIVFDYKGYKITSMTLPASGGICLAQILKSIEPYDLSNIKHNSTKYIQLLTEAERRSYADRAHFLGDIDFVNVPIDSLTAPKYIKERMSTFSWDKATKSSDVSHGNVLGYESNETTHYSIVDKDGNAVSVTTTLNTGYGSKVLVKGAGFFLNNEMDDFSAKPGVPNVYGLLGSSANAIAPEKRMLSSMTPTIVEKDGKLKMVVGTPGGSTIITSVLQNILNVVEYDMGMQESVNKARFHHQWMPDNIRMEPNGFDSITKVNLKKLGYEIIERNSLIIGRVDAILVLPNGKLEGGADPRGDDAAVGF is encoded by the coding sequence ATGAAAAAATTACTTTCACTAGTATTCATTGCAATCCTATTAGCAAATTGTACTACCAAAGAAAATAAAGTTGTCGGATTAATTGCTGATCAAGCGATGGTAGTTTCTGCCAGAGTTGAAGCGTCTCAAATTGGTTCTGACATTTTAAAAAAAGGCGGAAATGCGTATGACGCAATGATTGCAACACAATTAGCTTTAGCAGTTGTGTATCCTGTTGCAGGAAATATTGGCGGTGGCGGATTTATGGTTTTTCGTCATCATGATGGAAAATCTGGCGCCTTAGATTTTAGAGAAAAAGCTCCGTTAACTGCAAGTCGAGATATGTATTTAGATAAGGAAGGGAATGTAATTCCCGGTAAAAGTAGTTTTGGAGTTCATTCTTCTGGCGTTCCTGGTTCTGTTGCCGGAATTGTAGAAGTATATAAGAAATATGGAAGTTTGCCTTTTAAAGAGTTGGTTCAACCAGCAATCGATTTAGCAAGAAACGGATTTAAAGTAACTAAAAATCAAGCAAATGCATTAAACGGAACTCGCAAACGTTTTGAAAAAGCAAACAATTATAAAATTTTATTTGATAAGGAATGGAAAGAAGGAGATTTGTTGCAACAAGAAGAATTGGCGCAAACTTTAGAACGTATTAGAGACAACGGTAGAGATGGATTTTACAAAGGAAAAACAGCTGATTTGATTGTGGATTACCAAAAAGAATTGGGCGGAATTATTACACACAAAGATTTGGAAAGTTACAAAGCTATTTGGCGTAAACCCATTGTTTTTGATTACAAAGGATACAAAATCACATCGATGACATTACCAGCAAGTGGCGGAATTTGTTTGGCGCAAATTTTAAAATCGATTGAGCCGTATGATTTATCAAACATCAAACACAACTCAACAAAATACATTCAATTATTAACAGAAGCAGAACGAAGATCGTATGCAGACAGAGCACATTTTTTAGGTGATATTGATTTTGTAAATGTGCCAATTGATAGTTTAACCGCTCCAAAATATATCAAAGAAAGAATGAGTACTTTTTCGTGGGACAAAGCAACAAAATCTTCAGACGTTTCTCATGGAAATGTTTTAGGATATGAAAGTAATGAAACCACACATTATTCTATTGTAGATAAAGACGGAAATGCTGTTTCTGTAACCACAACATTAAATACAGGTTACGGCTCTAAAGTGTTGGTAAAAGGTGCAGGATTTTTCTTAAATAATGAAATGGACGATTTTTCTGCAAAACCAGGTGTACCAAATGTGTACGGTTTATTAGGATCTTCTGCAAACGCAATTGCGCCAGAAAAAAGAATGTTGAGTTCTATGACTCCAACCATTGTAGAAAAAGACGGAAAATTGAAAATGGTGGTTGGAACTCCTGGAGGATCAACAATAATAACTTCGGTTTTACAAAATATTTTAAATGTGGTAGAATATGATATGGGAATGCAAGAATCTGTAAACAAAGCACGTTTTCATCATCAATGGATGCCAGACAATATTAGAATGGAACCAAACGGATTTGATAGCATTACCAAAGTAAATTTAAAGAAACTTGGATACGAAATCATAGAAAGAAACTCCTTAATTATTGGTCGTGTTGATGCTATTTTAGTATTGCCAAACGGAAAATTAGAAGGTGGTGCTGATCCACGTGGAGATGATGCAGCTGTTGGGTTTTAA
- a CDS encoding acyl carrier protein phosphodiesterase codes for MNFLAHLYLSENNTNILIGNFIADHIPGNNFTHLHPEIQKGILFHREIDTFTDAHKIVRKSKRRLHPRYRHYKGVIIDIFYDHYLAKNWSNYSDIPLATFVQSFYDLLQDNFEILPKKTQHVLPFMVAHNWLYNYQYLEGIEKVLNGMNNRTKQKSQMHLAIEDLQNLHKEFEEDFTLFFEDLCIFSKQKLKELNQTSNTS; via the coding sequence TTGAATTTTTTAGCACACTTATATTTATCAGAAAATAATACCAATATTTTAATTGGTAATTTTATTGCAGATCATATTCCTGGAAATAATTTTACCCATTTGCATCCAGAGATTCAAAAAGGAATTTTATTCCACAGAGAAATAGACACCTTTACCGATGCACATAAAATTGTACGCAAAAGCAAACGCAGATTGCATCCAAGGTACAGACATTACAAAGGCGTAATTATCGATATTTTTTACGATCATTATTTGGCAAAAAACTGGTCAAACTATTCAGATATTCCGTTAGCTACTTTTGTGCAATCTTTTTATGATTTGTTGCAAGACAACTTTGAAATTCTTCCAAAAAAAACACAACACGTATTGCCTTTTATGGTAGCACACAATTGGTTGTACAATTATCAATATTTAGAAGGAATTGAGAAAGTGCTAAACGGAATGAACAACCGAACCAAACAAAAATCTCAAATGCATTTGGCAATAGAAGATTTACAAAATTTACACAAAGAATTTGAAGAAGATTTTACACTTTTCTTTGAAGATTTATGTATCTTTTCCAAACAAAAACTAAAAGAACTCAATCAAACATCAAATACATCATGA